A window of the Balaenoptera acutorostrata chromosome 13, mBalAcu1.1, whole genome shotgun sequence genome harbors these coding sequences:
- the PHETA1 gene encoding sesquipedalian-1 encodes MKLNERSLAFYATCDAPADNAGFLYKKGGRHAAYHRRWFVLRGNMLFYFEDAASREPVGVIILEGCTVELVEAAEEFAFAVRFAGARARTYVLAAESQAAMEGWVKALSRASFDYLRLVVRELEQQLAAVRAGGGPVPPRRPRALPPKENGCAVWSAETPAAPGPAPAGPAPGPAPAPSPRPGLEPPPLPPRRRASAPNGPVDSASFAQLHEWYGQEVRALRSQWLRSQAQP; translated from the coding sequence ATGAAGTTGAACGAGCGCAGCCTGGCCTTCTACGCCACCTGCGACGCCCCGGCCGACAACGCGGGCTTCCTGTACAAGAAGGGCGGCCGGCACGCGGCTTACCACCGCCGCTGGTTTGTGCTGCGCGGCAACATGCTCTTCTACTTCGAGGACGCGGCCAGCCGTGAGCCCGTGGGCGTCATCATCCTGGAGGGCTGCACCGTGGAGCTGGTGGAGGCGGCCGAGGAGTTCGCCTTCGCCGTGCGCTTCGCTGGGGCCCGGGCCCGCACCTACGTGCTGGCGGCCGAGAGCCAGGCCGCCATGGAGGGCTGGGTGAAGGCGCTGTCGCGGGCCAGCTTCGACTACCTGCGGCTGGTGGTGCGCGAGCTGGAGCAGCAGCTGGCGGCCGTGCGCGCAGGCGGCGGCCCAGTCCCGCCCCGCCGACCCCGCGCGCTCCCGCCCAAAGAGAACGGCTGTGCTGTGTGGAGCGCGGAGACGCccgccgcccccggccccgcccccgccggccccgcccccggccccgcccccgcccccagcccccggcccggCCTCGAGCCCCCGCCACTGCCGCCCCGCCGGCGGGCCTCGGCGCCCAACGGGCCTGTCGACTCGGCCTCCTTCGCCCAGCTGCACGAGTGGTACGGGCAGGAGGTCAGGGCGCTGAGGAGCCAGTGGCTCCGCAGCCAGGCCCAGCCCTGA